AGTTCGTCGACTGATGAAGGCGGTTCGTGGAATCACAAATTCATTTTTGGCGATCCCTTCACCGATCTGGATACGACTGACGGCAAATGGCAGGGTTTTTCAATCGACAACTATCCGAACACCCCGGGCATTGTTCACGATGTTATGCTGGCCGAATCGGAAGATAACGGCGCGAATTGGAACGTTCGTTCGATTATGAGTTGGCCGCCTTTGCCCGCCGCTGGTGTGGATGAGTATCGCCCAAGCCAGGGTGTGGATTTGGCTTATGATAACAATGGCAATGTACACATTGTCACGGCGAACTATTTGATCAATTTGGATAGCGCAGGTACGGGCGCTGATGTTTTTCACAGTCAGACAGCGCCGATGCGGCATTGGAGTGAGGCCACGGGCTGGACCGACATGCTTACGTTTCAAGATATCCCGGGCTATAATCCCGCGGAGGATATCTTCAGCGGCGATGCCGTTAATTCTGCCGGCGCCGGTAACAACACCTTGCTGAAGTCGCCGAGTATCGGATTCGATGCCGATAACAATATGTATGTCACCTTCAACACGCCTTCGCCCGGTGATTCGCTCCCGGATGGTACGAATCTCATGGATGTCTATGTTGTCGGGTCAGGCGATGGTGGAGCGACATGGGGTCCTCCGGTGTTGATCACTGAGGAACGCGGCCTGGAAGACAGCGATGCTTCTCTGGCGAGACGTGTCGACGACAACCTGCACATTGTTTATTTCTCTGATCCGCAATTTGGCAATAATACGGCCAGCGGCGCTCCGCCCTACCGCACCAATATCATGTATTACGCTTTTGCCAAGGCGAACATCCCTTTGACCAGCACCGGTGTTGCGGACAAAGAGCCCGGCGTGATTCCGTCGTCGTTTGCGTTGCATCAAAATTACCCGAATCCCTTTAACCCTTCCACGACCATTACGTTTGAGTTGCCATTGACGACCCGTGTGACGTTGAGCATCTTCGACGTCACCGGCAAGCGCGTGGCAACACTGGTGAATGGCACAATGCCCGCCGGCAAGCATTCTGTGGTCTGGGATGCCGCCAAGAAAATGGCGTCAGGCGTATATGTCGCCCAGCTTGAAGGCCAAGGGATTTCCGCCCGCATGAAGATGACCTTGATGAAATAAGGCAGGATTGTTGTTTGTGAGCTATTTCATCTTGTGAATTTGCGAGACCCCTAGCTGCAAATAGCGAAGGGGTCTCTGCTTTTGATAAAATACGCTCACAATGTTCGTAGGCTCGCCAGAAGTTCATAGGATTGATTTTTAGATTTTTGTTCTTGCGTGAGTCGTTGAAAAAGTATTGAACCCATTATTTGAGAGGGCAATAATGAAAATTGTCAACATTTTTTTAGTAGCGCTGCTTTTGACTTCTGTCAGTTCCGTATTTTCCGGCGACAAGAAGAAAAGTATGAAATATACGCAATACGTTCCCTACGTGGATAAGGCGAGTTTTACACCTAAAAAGGTCGATTTGAGCGGCATCAAGAAAGTTTCTTCCTCGCCCGGAGTTTCAGTGGTCGGTGGGCTGGCAAACACGTATTATGATTTTCAAACCAATGGCGGGGACGAGCATCGTGTTCACGTCTTGCCGGATGGTTCTGTCCACGTGGTATACATGGGAGGCACCAATCGTGCTGCGATCGGGGATGCCAGCCGCGGCAGTTTTTATGCGTTCAGCGATGACTTTGGCGAAACCTTCACGAATCTCGGCCGCGTTGAGTTCGCGCGCGCGGGCTTTCCCAGCCTGGGTGTGACCAGCGAAGGGTACGCCCTCATTGTTTCGCATACCGGAGCCGTCCTTGGTACGAGTCTTTTCGTAGATGCGCTTCCCGGTCTCGGTATTTTTACATCGTATGATGCGCCGCGCGCTCCCATTGAATGCATCTGGCCCCGTGCGGCCGTCTCGACGAACAATCGCGTTATTTTCTATGGCTCTTCTGGTGGAACGGATGTCCCGGGCAATACCTGGAATGCCCTGGATTTGGGAACCTCAAGTTTTGCTTTTACGGAAAATCAGCCCTTGTTCCCGGATGTTGGTAACGAGATTCGCGGCAGCATCGCCGCCAGCGCGGGCGGCAAAGTTGCCCTGGTGCTTATTAATGGTCTTGACCTTCCGCCTGTGGCAGATTTCGGCAACAACAACATTATCCTGCGTGAATCTACAGATGGCGGCTTAACATTTGGCGATCCTGTCAATGTTACCGGCTACTCTGCAGACACCTCCTCCGTGCATGAGGCCTTCTGGTTGGGAATTAGCGCTATCTACGTCGGCGAAGAGTTGCATATCGTTTGGAACGAAGTTCTTGACCAGGTTCCAGGAGATGCAGGTATTTCCTACTTCGGTCCGGATCTGCGCATTAAACATTGGGCCGCGAGCGTCAATGGCGGCGTGCCCACCACCGCCGCGCGTTGGGATTCCGTTCATTTCTCCATTAATCAAACGGAAGGCGTCAACCACCTGCCCCTTGACTATCCCAGCATCGGCGTTGATGAAAATGGCATTCTGACGGTTGTATTCACGGGCTTTTCCGGGGATACCTTGAATGCTGATCCGGTATCCGGTTATGCGTATGGAGATATCTGGGCAGTTTCGTCTGCGAACAATGGGCTGCTTTGGGGTGAGCCAACCAATCTCACAAATAGCGTTGATATGGATGATCGCTATCCCTACATCTCAAGTTGGAATGAGTCCGGCAAGATTAACGTGATGTACATGTCGGATTCTGTTGCCGGTTCGTTTGCGTTCACCGATGCCGCTCCCGTTTCCACGCCGGATTTCTTGTTCTTGAAGGTCGATCATCCCTCAACAGAACCCTACGATTTCTATGCGACCGCCGTTGAGGACAAAACACCTGCAGTACCAG
This genomic stretch from Cytophagia bacterium CHB2 harbors:
- a CDS encoding T9SS type A sorting domain-containing protein, with the translated sequence MLNPWRVVPMRKTLATLVVLCFAVAVFAGDRKDRQKVSVADMTKAIDGTEVSLEKKQPRPQIASPNAMGPGVLLMDSGYDYSGNGNMQQNIINYGDGTFAVARMASSDPVGIADRASWFAYFDGTSWSPMTKVEAASRGWTDTDVMPDGRQVIISHVGNELNVDVLPGLGIWTSSITGYIAGATDHIWPKLAVDGAGNVHVVSTIRAAISGARFGTYYPVYSSSTDEGGSWNHKFIFGDPFTDLDTTDGKWQGFSIDNYPNTPGIVHDVMLAESEDNGANWNVRSIMSWPPLPAAGVDEYRPSQGVDLAYDNNGNVHIVTANYLINLDSAGTGADVFHSQTAPMRHWSEATGWTDMLTFQDIPGYNPAEDIFSGDAVNSAGAGNNTLLKSPSIGFDADNNMYVTFNTPSPGDSLPDGTNLMDVYVVGSGDGGATWGPPVLITEERGLEDSDASLARRVDDNLHIVYFSDPQFGNNTASGAPPYRTNIMYYAFAKANIPLTSTGVADKEPGVIPSSFALHQNYPNPFNPSTTITFELPLTTRVTLSIFDVTGKRVATLVNGTMPAGKHSVVWDAAKKMASGVYVAQLEGQGISARMKMTLMK
- a CDS encoding T9SS type A sorting domain-containing protein; the protein is MKIVNIFLVALLLTSVSSVFSGDKKKSMKYTQYVPYVDKASFTPKKVDLSGIKKVSSSPGVSVVGGLANTYYDFQTNGGDEHRVHVLPDGSVHVVYMGGTNRAAIGDASRGSFYAFSDDFGETFTNLGRVEFARAGFPSLGVTSEGYALIVSHTGAVLGTSLFVDALPGLGIFTSYDAPRAPIECIWPRAAVSTNNRVIFYGSSGGTDVPGNTWNALDLGTSSFAFTENQPLFPDVGNEIRGSIAASAGGKVALVLINGLDLPPVADFGNNNIILRESTDGGLTFGDPVNVTGYSADTSSVHEAFWLGISAIYVGEELHIVWNEVLDQVPGDAGISYFGPDLRIKHWAASVNGGVPTTAARWDSVHFSINQTEGVNHLPLDYPSIGVDENGILTVVFTGFSGDTLNADPVSGYAYGDIWAVSSANNGLLWGEPTNLTNSVDMDDRYPYISSWNESGKINVMYMSDSVAGSFAFTDAAPVSTPDFLFLKVDHPSTEPYDFYATAVEDKTPAVPERFSLDQNYPNPFNPSTNIAFTLAKAENAKLEIFNTIGQRVAALVNGKLPAGQHNITWDAKDMPSGIYFYKLEAGTFSQVKKMILAK